The following are from one region of the Erythrobacteraceae bacterium WH01K genome:
- a CDS encoding DUF6262 family protein, producing the protein MSDQTRIAKLAEAREKRSEEKRALVEDAILRLSETKQPITFVSVAREANVSRQYLYNNFAQEIGRVRDQTRTNTGLVEGQKVPARTSDEYRHIEAALRNKIERLEHEIKKTRLEKSTADRQAEKERGKAEHWRQLYERAMCRPPVSP; encoded by the coding sequence ATGAGCGATCAGACTCGGATCGCCAAACTCGCCGAGGCTCGCGAAAAGAGAAGCGAGGAAAAGCGAGCGTTAGTGGAAGATGCCATTCTTCGCTTAAGCGAAACGAAACAGCCAATTACGTTTGTTTCTGTTGCGCGCGAAGCCAATGTTAGCAGGCAGTATCTCTACAACAATTTTGCTCAAGAGATCGGACGCGTTCGCGACCAAACGCGAACTAACACAGGACTTGTCGAAGGGCAAAAGGTACCGGCCAGAACAAGTGACGAGTATCGGCATATCGAAGCTGCGCTACGCAACAAAATCGAGCGCCTTGAACATGAAATCAAAAAAACAAGGTTGGAAAAATCAACGGCTGATCGCCAAGCGGAGAAAGAGCGCGGGAAGGCTGAACACTGGCGCCAATTGTATGAGAGAGCGATGTGTCGCCCGCCAGTTTCTCCTTAG